GGATTTGTTGATTTGTGTCCCATAGCTGATTGGTCCACATGGATTAATACGATGACTCAGCCAGTGAATCAGCTTTCTTATACAAAACCATGACCTAGTTGCCGCAAGTAGAGAGAAGAGGCCCTGACAAAGTAATATTTGGCAGGGACAACAAAATATAACCATCAATGATTGCACTGAAGTCTTGAAGGTGTAGGGATATTTTTGGTATAGATCATCTTAGCCGATGAGAGTAGGTTTCACTAAGGACAGAATTTGGGTGATGTGTGGTCCTTGGCATTGCATGGATCACTTCGTAAAATTGAGAGGGTGCATGTTGAGTGGGTTTTTTCAGGATGTGTGATTTTGTGAGAAAGAGAGATTGGGAAATAAAAAAACCCATTGTCTGCGCAGTAACTCTTGTATTCTAAGATAATATACCAACTTTTCAGCTTACCAACAGAAGACGTAGTTTGTTATATTGACAACCGAAGCTCTTTAGATCTGGTTTTCCAACTTCTCTGCTTCCTTAATCTGATTGTTGCTGCTCCTTTTTCTTGATTTAGTCCTAGTGTAGATTTAACAAGATCTCACTAAAACTGAATGACTTTGGGCCTAACGTAAAAGCGTCATGATAATCAGTTTAAATTACCCAACAGATGAAGAATCAAAATTTGGTAAAGGtcaataaacaataacatataaaattaggATACGCATAGCTCCACTGCAGACAATTAATAATAGACGGCTGAAATTAATGGAGCCTTACTTGGAAGAGAGTCCAAAATCCTAGTCACCGGAGTGTAAAACACGTCAGAGGGAATCTTTAAATACTGAATGATCAAAACTTTCTGCAAGCACAAGAAGTCCTCCAGTTTTCTCAACTGCAACTTTAAGTTCGGCAACCCCCATCTAGACAGCAAGTGAATCATGCAACATAAATACTTCCGAATTATAGTAGATTTTCCCACCATGTACTTGATCGAGAGCACAAGCAAAGAGATCAAGAACATGGCCTTGATGTACAAGCTACTTTGAGAGAGAGTCATAGAATTTGACAGATTTATGATAATAAGGAGCAGAGTCCTTATTGAGGTTCTTGTGAGAATGAATTGGTTCGGATAGGCTCTTCGACACAATCTATAAATAACACACATAGGAAATATGAATGCTAATACTTAATATTACTAAAGATGATTAACAGATGGTAATAAAtgtagaaaagaaagaagaaagtaatTACAGCAGCAAGACGCTCTGTAGATGGACCACCAACAAAAGCCATGATTTTAGCCCCAGAACCAGGAACATAACCTCTTAATAAAGTGGCAGCGATGCTTAAGGCGGTGCCAGTGCATCTGTTAGCGCGTTGACCGGGTGGAACGGCCCAAGGATCTTTCTGAAGCTCCTGAAGAACAGAATTGAGAGCAAATTCACAGTCGGAGGCAGGCAAGAGGAAGCGTGCTATGGTCTCCGAAGAAAGGCCATCTCTAACACCAGCAATGACGCCAGTAGAGGGCTTGGGCTTCTTGAGTAAGAAATTCAATTGATCAAGTAACTGGTCTTTTGAGATGTCCTTGGAACCCTTGAAGACATAGGACTTAGGATCTGGCCAAATCCTAATTCGTCAACGTGGACTAAAATACCAAAGGTGATGAGACTGACGAGAGAATTGTCAGGTAAAAGATCGATGGCCTGGGAAAGAGCGGACTTGAGAAAAAAATCTCCTCTTTGATTATGCAAGTGTCTACAACAAACATGAAAACAGGTGGAACCGAAGATGATTTGTCACTAGGGGACTCGTACTCAATGGTTGTGTACTGAGGGAATAGCTCAGCAGGGAGATTATCATCGGTGATGGAAGCGTAATGAGGAGGGAAGTGATTGCGTTGGAAAAAGAAGGGGCAAATCTAGATCTTGGCAGCAAAATCAACGACGGAGAAGGGATTTAGAATGCAGCGGCAGGTACAACAGCGAAGAGGACATAATGAAGATTTGACATGTTAGGAAAAGGTTTGGAGGGAGTATAGACAGCTGATACTGGTACCACACAGTTGTTTGCCCCTTGCTTCGTTCTCGGCAGCACGTTCCATGCCGTCCTCACCCCGTCTTGGTCCTCTTGTCTTATAAATTCCGCCATTACCCAGTTCTCTAGGGTTCTACTAAACTATGATCTGTAAGATTCTTCTTTATACACTTGAACAGCTCCGGCGTACACGCTGTTATCCTCCCCGGAGAATTCGGCCGATCGCTCTCGATCGGCGCtgctctttgttttttattttgttttattttatttttactatgaCAACAAACAAAACCATAACTAAAATTTGAGTAATCAAAGACTAATATAAAACAACGATGCCCCCAATCGTTAATAGAACCGTTCGTTCATTTTTATAATTCGTCTCcctcaaaatttaattctttgttATGTTAATATGTTATAATCTGTTGTAAGAATTGGTGATTCTTAGAACGTTCATACGCTACTTTCCCAAGGCAGGGGATAAAATGGTGAGCATTGGTACTTCTCAACAATTCTCTCTTCTGCATCAAAATCTGTTGGAGAGCTTAAAGAAATCCATGCCTCAATCATCAGAATAGGGTTTCCCCAAACTGACTTGTATGCGATCAAATTATGTCATTCCTGGATTCTTCTTGCAATGAAATCCTCCACAACTTCAGGTCGCTCATCTGCCAATTGAAAAATCCACTTGTATAATTCAATCGTTAAATGCCTCTGTAGTTCTAATTCCAAGTCCTTAGAAGCAATCGCGTTATAAATAAGAGATGCTAGGAAACAGCCAGCAACCCTAACTCTATATGGTACCCTATGTCCTCAAAGTGTGTGCGCAATCTCAGGCTTGGCCAGCAGATTCACGCATATTTAGTGGTGCCGCCTCTGCTATCCAATGTGTAGGGTTGAACACTCTGGTGAGGCTTTTATGCAGTTTGTGAGCTTAGCGGAGCTGTTCACAAGTTGTTTCACTTCCGCCGAGGTCCTCAAAGGGATTCGGTCCAGGCTTACGTCAAGATTGGATATCCTAGAGAAGACATTCAGACATTCTTTGATATGTGCCAAACCAACCTAAGACCCGACGGGATGACATTGGCTATCTTACTCTCTGCTTGCTCTAAATTGGGAGATTTGATTTTTGGTATAAAGATTCATACATATATCCATGATAAAAGACTCAATCTCAATCTGGATGTTTTTCTTCCTACAATTCATTAGTCGACACGTAATTGAAATGTGGGAATACCTGCTTAGCTTCTAAGGTGCTTGATGAGATGCCTGTTAAAAATGTTGGTTTCATGCAATTCTATGAAGCGGGTACTAGCTCGACTAGCTCAGCAAGGTAAATTTAATGAAGCATTGTAAAAATTCCAGAGAATAAGGTGTAGGTCTTAAGCCAGATGATGTTTCATTAGTTTGCACTCTGAATTGTTGTGCTAATCTGGGCTTGCTCAAATTGGGCCTGTGGGTTCATGCAAACATAGATTAAAATCATATCAGAGCAGATGGTTTTATAGGAATGCTGTAAATGTGGAAGCATAGAGGTGGCGTGGGGAAGAAGAGATGGGTATGGCAGCACACGATTAGGTTGCTTCCTATAAACCATCCAGTTGGGTGCCTACGGAAGTGACTTTTCATGACAAAGGCACACCCAACAAGTGTGTGCGAGAGCAATTTGTTAGACCATGGAAACACATCAACCCATctgtttatttgtttaaattaacaAAGCAAGCAAACTCCTTTTCTTCAATAACATAGAGTTTCTTGCCCTCTATACGACTCAACCTCAAAGCTTCTCTCTTTACGCAACAAACTAGAGtgattttgtctaattgatatataaatatatatatatatatatatatatgttgttttcTCCATCTAACCAATTCTCTACCCATTCTTATTCTCCTTCGCTGCTTGCTTTTGCCATTTTCCTAATTTTCTTCTCACAATAAGTAGTTTAGAATTTTAGTCGGTTGGAAAAATTTAAGCCTTAAACctgtcaaaaataataaattatactacGTATGATTAAATACTACTTTGGGAGGAGGATTTTCAGCTTTTGCTCCTCCGAGCTAGTTCTAGACGGACAAATCAGTAGCTGAATGATCCACTGCAGACCAAGTCAAACGGTACAAGGCCAGTTACAAATACTGCTTCTGACTCCACCAGTAACTGTTGCTTACCGTACCGCGAAGATCCATCTTGTGCAATGGTTATTATTAAtaggtattatttattttattctattgcAAATTCTAATTATAGATTTCAAAGGCCTCAACTCTGGAGAAAGAGAATACTAATTTCcacttttatattaatatgaaaatatgttataaGACTTGGGAGTATAGCTTCCATGTTCCAAAGGACACagttatatgaaaatatgataaaaattttgtcaaagtAAGAGGTTaatgatttaaaagaaaaagatggtcagcataattgaatattattattatcacttCGAGTAGTTAGTGACAAGTGTGGCACAAACTTCCCATGAATCGTAAAATAATGGAGCTGGATTTGTCGCTACAAAATAGAGAAAAACCCAAGAATGAATACCCTCTTACAGCTGATCATGGAGTAATTCAATTCGGAAAATAAATGCCATCTTTATGGTTGTTGAAGACAAACGGTTACAATAGTTAGTTTGAGAGGGCGGTTCGCATGGTGTAGTGGGGTCTACACACACTGGATggtataaaaagtaaaaacacaCTAATTTACAGCTCCGACCTAAACCAACACACTTTGGCAGGCTAACCACAAATGGTGTGAATACTGAAATTACAGGCATGCCATTCTCTTATAGCATAAAAAAGAAGCAGGAGGAAGAGATTATGCTGCTTGCGTCAAGTGGGTCCCACAGCTAGGATTCTCGGTAACAAACcctacaaaaagaaagaaaatccaTCAGAATTATGAAATGAGAAAGATGAAAGTTGTACTCACTCCCTTCCTCTTTTCTTATATGTAAATTCTGTTTATATGTCTGCCTTATTCCAAACACTCCTCTCTACGAAAGTGAGAGAAAAGACCTTCAGTCTTTCCTTACAAGACTAGCTCTTTTGGCACTTCAGCTTGATTGGAGGGTCTCCCAATTATTTTGTGTTTCCAATCCCAGTTATTGCAATTTTCAAAGGTTATAGGTTTACTccatacctttttttttttgaaaatttgttctACTcacatttattgtttttcttatgtTGACTGATACAGATATTGAACATTCTAAAATGTACGAGGAACCAGGGTGCTTCGATCCCAATAACTCCATGGCAGAGGGTGCAGATTCTGGGTTTCCTCAAACTGTGGCAAACAGCCAGAAGCAATTTGAAGAGAATCTGAAGCTCTCTGCTGAGGAACTTTCTTATCATCACCACAATCACCAGGAAGATGCAGCTGTTTCCTCTATGGAACTGGAGCTTCAAAAGCATCTGGCCTTCAATGTGGAAAACTGCGATAACAATACTAATTTGATGCAACAAGTGGTTGACGACCCAAATCAGCTTCTTGCATATGGTCACTCCAACTGGAACACCGGTGATATAGGCTTTAATCAAGATGAGCCACAACAAAATGGGCTTAGGAGCTTCAATATCAATTCATTACCCCAAACACCAGACCTTCTCAATCTCTTTCACTTGCCCAAATCCTCTTTGCTTCCAAATTCATCCATCTCCTTCGTTAACTCAAACACCGACACTACTCCTTTGGCATTTATCGGAGACCTCCCAGCCTCAGATGGCACATCCGTTTTGTATGATCCGCTGTTTCATCTCAACCTGCCCCCACAACCTCCTTTGTTTAGGGAATTATTCCAATCTATACCCCATGGATACAGCTTGCCAACCGCAAGAGGTGGTGCTAATTCTTTGTTTGGGGATGAGAGAGATTCAAGTGGAGGAACGGCATATCAAGATGGGGATGGAGGGATGCTGGAGTTCACTAGGGACATGGCTTGCATTGTTAGAGGGAGGAAAACCGGCAAGATGACAAAGCACTTTGCCACGGAGCGGCAAAGGAGAGAGCACTTGAATGACAAGTACAAGGCCTTGAAGAATTTGGTTCCTAACCCTGGCAAGGTACATTTCTGCCTCTCTTTAAATTTATGgtaatgtttatattatatcataccaGCGGCTAATATGACAATTTTACACATATATCACAAAGTCCGATAGAGCCTCAATTGTGGGAGATGCTATTGAGTACATCAAAGAGCTTCTTAGATCAGTTAACGAGCTCAAATTATTGGTAGAGAAAAAAAGATGTGGTAGAGAGAGAAGCAAGAGGCAGAAGACAGAAGACGTTGCTGCAGGGGATGTTGAGAGTTGTAACATAAAGCCTCTTGGTGATCCCGAACAGTCCTATAATGGTTCTTTAAGGAGTTCCTGGCTGCAGAGAAAATCCAAGGATACCGAGGTTGATGTTCGTATCATTGATGACGAAGTTACCATCAAACTCGTCCAGCGAAAGAAGATCAACTGCTTGTTTTTTGTTTCCAGAGTTCTTGACGAGCTTCAGTTGGATCTCTACCATGTTGCCGGCGGCCACATTGGCGATTACTACAGCTTTCTGTTCAACACAAAGGTGGATGTGGATTACTCTTTTTCAAAAAACCCATCTTCTCCATGGTGTGCCTTTTAAGAGATTTGtatttgtttctaattttgCAGATATATGAAGGTTCTTCTGTTTATGCTGGTGCAATAGCCAATAAGCTCATTGAGGTTATGGACAGAGAATTTGCAGCTGTTCCACCGACAAGTAGCGATTAAGATTAATGGATATTTCATTCTTACTTGGTAATAAATCTTTTGCGTTCTTGGTTGTCGTAGACTGGTAGTATTTGTCATTAAAATTGGTTGGAGGATGGCTATTTCCAACTTATGGGTCAGTTGATTTCGGTAACAGCAAGGAACTGTCTCAGACAACTGCTCAAATTTCCAAgtatttttactattattgttattattattaatctgGGATTTACTCAATTTCGGTTTTTGGTTTGATCATGCATCCAAATGCGCCTTTGCTTTGTTTGCTGCTTACAGTTACACGTGACAGCGAATTAAATATTTCTACGTTTGGTATGGGCATTGACCACTAAAGCAACTCTTTGATTTGAAGTGAtagaattgaattgaaagaattttaacTCGTGGTATTCAAGCTAAGCTCGGGATTGACATTTGTGCtaaatttcaccttttttgatgattcattttctcttttatgaCATTTATCTTATCTTAACattattgtttattgtttttgatGTTACAATTCACcgttttaaataaattgaattcaaattaattattttaattttaaatctaagTAAACTCAAATTAATCTCGAATCAACTTCAAATTAgcataaattttttgtatttaaaataaagttgtaTTTGCcgcaaatttattttatttgttgaagtTATCCAAAATATTTGTATCATTAGCAAGAACATCTATCTTGATATATAAGAGATGATTGGtgtaaatttaaacaaaaaatgaccACAACTTATGCTTGTAACCCCtagaatggaaaaaaaaagacaCATATTCTAGGGGTTATGAGCATAAGTTGTGTTATGTTATTTACCTTAACATGTGAAGAGTAGATGATGCAAATTTGCATCCAAAAAGGAGTTGTTCAAACCCCCGTGATTATGGGTCATGTGCTATAACCCatgaaaatatgcaatttttgaaaaaatagtgAATTCAAGAAGATAATTGGCACAAGGTTTGGGGGTCATCAATAAGATCACCCACCTTAACGTATAAGAGATGAATAATACATATTTGAGTCAAGAAAAGAGTTTGTCATTCCCCTTCCCATTTTTGTGTTATAAGCATGCAAAAATAACCAAATCAAGAGGTTttcgaaaaaacaaatatttaaaggGTGGAGGTGAAaaggatattttaattttaaaatctggatgactatttgatttaaaagat
This sequence is a window from Mangifera indica cultivar Alphonso chromosome 5, CATAS_Mindica_2.1, whole genome shotgun sequence. Protein-coding genes within it:
- the LOC123216307 gene encoding transcription factor bHLH91-like isoform X2, with product MYEEPGCFDPNNSMAEGADSGFPQTVANSQKQFEENLKLSAEELSYHHHNHQEDAAVSSMELELQKHLAFNVENCDNNTNLMQQVVDDPNQLLAYGHSNWNTGDIGFNQDEPQQNGLRSFNINSLPQTPDLLNLFHLPKSSLLPNSSISFVNSNTDTTPLAFIGDLPASDGTSVLYDPLFHLNLPPQPPLFRELFQSIPHGYSLPTARGGANSLFGDERDSSGGTAYQDGDGGMLEFTRDMACIVRGRKTGKMTKHFATERQRREHLNDKYKALKNLVPNPGKSDRASIVGDAIEYIKELLRSVNELKLLVEKKRCGRERSKRQKTEDVAAGDVESCNIKPLGDPEQSYNGSLRSSWLQRKSKDTEVDVRIIDDEVTIKLVQRKKINCLFFVSRVLDELQLDLYHVAGGHIGDYYSFLFNTKIYEGSSVYAGAIANKLIEVMDREFAAVPPTSSD
- the LOC123216307 gene encoding transcription factor bHLH91-like isoform X1, which translates into the protein MIHCRPSQTVQGQLQILLLTPPVTVAYRTAKIHLVQWLLLIDIEHSKMYEEPGCFDPNNSMAEGADSGFPQTVANSQKQFEENLKLSAEELSYHHHNHQEDAAVSSMELELQKHLAFNVENCDNNTNLMQQVVDDPNQLLAYGHSNWNTGDIGFNQDEPQQNGLRSFNINSLPQTPDLLNLFHLPKSSLLPNSSISFVNSNTDTTPLAFIGDLPASDGTSVLYDPLFHLNLPPQPPLFRELFQSIPHGYSLPTARGGANSLFGDERDSSGGTAYQDGDGGMLEFTRDMACIVRGRKTGKMTKHFATERQRREHLNDKYKALKNLVPNPGKSDRASIVGDAIEYIKELLRSVNELKLLVEKKRCGRERSKRQKTEDVAAGDVESCNIKPLGDPEQSYNGSLRSSWLQRKSKDTEVDVRIIDDEVTIKLVQRKKINCLFFVSRVLDELQLDLYHVAGGHIGDYYSFLFNTKIYEGSSVYAGAIANKLIEVMDREFAAVPPTSSD